The following are from one region of the Anguilla rostrata isolate EN2019 chromosome 7, ASM1855537v3, whole genome shotgun sequence genome:
- the LOC135258637 gene encoding tyrosine-protein phosphatase non-receptor type 9-like translates to MAEALTTQEELAVEEFLVELRNREQHGVVLVTQSTAVKFLMARKFDVSRAIDLFQAYKNTRIKEGIYNINPDEEPLRSELLSGKFTVLPRRDAKGAALALFTARLHRPELTTHKSVLQAIIYQLDKAIESIQTQRDGLVFIYDMTNSSYGNFDYELCVKILNLLKGAFPARLKCVFIVSSPLWFRAPFAVLRLFVREKLRERVCTVKAPELACHIPTESLPEHLGGSSPYSHVAWIQSCVNSSPAVPRRDGEGGDCMGNLLRSYSLEQNPPPATTTTNTNTATVTATPGDGPNSSNCSPADNGNLRHGRPVRPGRTSGEPNAVGWFHRSWNGSGPARGARTAGAGSPGANGNRPATGRPPPQSDTPPDTPPYRKPCGVGVGVGVGVVGAEEEEVGGAADTGGRGGGEGGAEEEEAMEAEAAEEEEEEEEEEDVVGGVPPLPQKSARPGAAQGSALSDSPGEGEEPSVHMPEPGGMTVKELVQHVKRRRKKGIYQEYEEIRKEPPCGTFHHSKKPHNQIKNRYSDVLCLDQSRVKLSALQDDDDDDETSSSDYINASFMDGYRRSNAYIATQGPLPKTFADFWRMVWEQRVLIIVMTTRVVERGRVKCGQYWPLEAGRSEDHAPFLVRNVRIEMFQDFKISHLEICNGETGERREVAHYLYMSWPDFGVPKSATAMLDFRAQVKQHQEAAFRAVRAQWAGPSGGPPVVVHCSAGIGRTGTFCTLDICLSRLEDIGTVDVKQTVRRMRTQRAFSIQTWDQYYFCYTAVIEYAQRRGLLAPVEWSDTDPETDSRRRAAEGGWGLWRARRSTKEEGLGGGAGRSIRKGLFDLQDPDCWKANEGGGASNEEELGGGAGGGALKEEGLGGGVGAEP, encoded by the exons ATGGCGGAAGCCCTGACAACTCAGGAGGAGCTG GCTGTGGAGGAGTTCCTGGTCGAACTGAGGAACAGGGAGCAGCACGGCGTGGTGCTCGTGACCCAGAGCACCGCGGTCAAGTTCCTCATGGCCCGCAAGTTCGACGTCTCCAGAGCCATCGACCTCTTCCAGGCGTACAAG AACACCAGGATAAAAGAGGGGATCTACAACATCAACCCAGACGAGGAACCGCTGCGGTCCGAGTTACTGAGCGGGAAGTTCACGGTCCTG CCCCGCCGAGACGCCAAGGGGGCCGCCCTGGCTCTGTTCACCGCCCGCCTCCACCGGCCCGAACTCACTACCCATAAGTCCGTGCTGCAGGCCATCATCTACCAATTGGACAAGGCCATCGAGAG CATTCAGACGCAACGGGACGGCCTCGTCTTCATCTACGACATGACCAACTCCTCGTACGGGAACTTCGACTACGAGCTGTGCGTGAAGATCCTCAACCTGCTCAAG GGCGCGTTTCCCGCACGGCTCAAGTGCGTGTTCATCGTGTCGTCTCCGCTGTGGTTCCGCGCCCCCTTTGCCGTCCTGCGCCTCTTCGTTCGGGAGAAGCTGAGAGAAAGG gtgtgcacAGTGAAAGCCCCTGAGCTGGCGTGCCACATCCCCACAGAGTCCCTGCCGGAGCACCTGGGCGGCTCGTCGCCGTACAGCCACGTGGCCTGGATCCAGTCCTGCGTCAACTCCAGCCCGGCCGTCCCGCggagggacggggaggggggcgacTGCATGGGCAACCTGCTCCGCTCCTACTCCCTGGAGCAGAACCcgccccccgccaccaccaccaccaacaccaacaccgcCACTGTCACCGCCACGCCCGGAGACGGGCCGAACTCCTCCAACTGCAGCCCCGCCGACAACGGCAACCTGCGGCACGGCCGCCCCGTCCGCCCGGGCAGGACTAGCGGCGAGCCCAACGCGGTCGGGTGGTTCCACCGCAGCTGGAACGGGTCGGGGCCCGCCCGGGGGGCCAGGACCGCGGGGGCCGGGAGCCCCGGCGCCAACGGCAACCGGCCGGCAACCGGCCGGCCCCCGCCTCAGTCGGACACGCCCCCGGACACGCCCCCGTACCGCAAGCCCTGCggtgtgggggtaggggtgggggtgggggtagtgggggcggaggaggaggaggtgggaggggccgcggacacgggggggcggggcggcggggagggcggggccgaggaggaggaggcgatGGAGGCGGAGgctgcagaggaggaagaggaagaggaggaggaggaggacgtggTGGGCGGGGTGCCGCCGTTGCCGCAGAAGTCGGCGCGCCCAGGCGCCGCCCAAGGCTCCGCCCTCTCCGACTCGCCcggcgagggggaggagccgtCGGTGCACATGCCCGAGCCCGGCGGCATGACTGTGAAGGAGCTGGTGCAGCAcgtgaagaggaggaggaagaagggcatCTACCAGGAGTATGAGGAGATCCGCAAGGAGCCTCCCTGCGGCACCTTCCACCACTCCAA GAAGCCTCACAATCAGATTAAGAACAGGTACAGCGACGTCCTCTGCCTGGACCAGTCTCGGGTGAAGCTGAGCGCGCTGcaggacgacgacgacgacgacgag ACGTCCAGCTCGGATTACATCAATGCAAGCTTCATGGATGGGTACAGGAGAAGCAATGCCTACATTGCCACTCAGG GGCCTCTGCCGAAAACGTTTGCCGATTTCTGGCGCATGGTGTGGGAACAAAGGGTTTTGATCATCGTCATGACGACAAG GGTGGTGGAGCGCGGCCGGGTCAAGTGCGGTCAGTACTGGCCGCTGGAGGCGGGGCGCTCCGAGGACCACGCCCCCTTCCTGGTCCGGAACGTCCGCATCGAGATGTTCCAGGACTTCAAGATCTCTCACCTGGAGATCTGCAACGGCGAG ACGGGCGAGCGGCGGGAGGTGGCGCACTACCTGTACATGAGCTGGCCCGATTTCGGCGTGCCCAAGTCGGCCACCGCCATGCTGGACTTCAGGGCCCAGGTGAAGCAGCACCAGGAGGCGGCGTTCCGGGCCGTCCGCGCCCAATGGGCCGGGCCCTCCGGGGGCCCCCCGGTGGTGGTCCACTGCAGCGCGGGCATCGGGAGGACAG GCACCTTTTGCACTCTGGACATCTGCCTGTCGCGGCTGGAGGACATCGGGACGGTGGACGTGAAGCAGACGGTGCGGCGCATGAGGACGCAGCGCGCCTTCAGCATACAGACGTGGGACCAGTACTACTTCTGCTACACGGCCGTCATCGAGTACGCCCAGCGCCGCGGGCTCCTGGCGCCCGTCGAGTGGTCCGACACCGACCCGGAGACGGACAGCAGAAGACGAgcggcggagggggggtgggggctgtggcGGGCGAGGCGGAGCACGAAAGAGGAAGGACtcgggggtggggcagggcggagCATTAGAAAAGGTCTCTTTGACCTTCAGGATCCCGATTGCTGGAAGGCGAATGAGGGGGGCGGAGCATCAAATGAGGAAGAacttgggggtggggcggggggcggagcatTGAAAGAGGAAGGActtgggggcggggtgggggcggagccataG
- the LOC135258616 gene encoding signal-transducing adaptor protein 1-like isoform X2: MEAISPVSRFVIKRREKITALPLYYSGYLLKKYIGEKDFKRFFGEIRGSTIFLYADDTLDTYSERVELQNLLAMDTTKTKTNLTIFTLTLLHEEIQLKIDNPDTAEEWRGFIMTVAKLEIPRSLQLLPGQMLRLEEVLEKERQRTAPSLQPITSDPSCLQHCLRPHAPSGSTETYDDVVTAFPPCFFSVSRHEAEDMLAQNPKNGNIILRPSNDNVNYAITVMQAFNSGPVMKHYKVRSEKSGYVIELDEPVTVPSLNDVIDHFVKIASLYLRPYSQAEDYDTRIDGGSVPTCRLIRSEARV; the protein is encoded by the exons ATGGAAGCTATTAGCCCTGTTTCCAGATTTGTCAtcaagaggagagagaaaatcacTGCTTTGCCCCTTTACTattctggatatttactgaagaagtACATTGGAGAGAAG GATTTCAAAAGGTTCTTTGGAGAGATACGAGGATCCACAATTTTCCTTTACGCAGATGATACCCTTGACACA TATTCTGAGAGGGTGGAACTGCAAAATCTGCTGGCAATGGACACAACGAAAACCAAGACTAACCTTACGATATTTACCCTAACACTGCTTCATGAAGAAATCCAACTGAAG ATTGATAACCCAGATACAGCAGAAGAGTGGCGAGGCTTCATAATGACTGTGGCAAAA CTGGAGATCCCCCGCAGTTTGCAGCTGCTCCCGGGCCAGATGCTGAGACTGGAGGAGGTCCTGGAGAAAGAGCGCCAGAGGACCGCCCCGTccctccagccaatcacaagtgACCCGAGCTGCCTCCAGCACTGCCTGCGTCCCCACGCACCCTCCGGTTCCACTGAGACTTACGACGACGTCGTCACCGCTTTCCCCCC ctgtttCTTCTCTGTGTCCCGTCATGAGGCAGAGGACATGCTGGCACAGAATCCAAAGAATGGGAATATCATCCTACGTCCATCCAATGACAATGTAAACTACGCCATCACAGTGATGCAGGCCTTCAACAG TGGCCCAGTTATGAAACACTACAAGGTGCGGTCAGAAAAGTCTGGATATGTAATCGAGTTGGATGAGCCG GTGACGGTGCCCAGTCTCAACGATGTTATTGACCACTTTGTGAAAATAGCTTCACTCTACCTCCGACCTTACAGCCAAGCTGAGGACTACGACACACGCATAG atggtGGCTCAGTTCCCACGTGCAGATTGATTCGCTCTGAGGCAAGGGTGTaa
- the LOC135258616 gene encoding signal-transducing adaptor protein 1-like isoform X1 — translation MEAISPVSRFVIKRREKITALPLYYSGYLLKKYIGEKDFKRFFGEIRGSTIFLYADDTLDTYSERVELQNLLAMDTTKTKTNLTIFTLTLLHEEIQLKIDNPDTAEEWRGFIMTVAKLEIPRSLQLLPGQMLRLEEVLEKERQRTAPSLQPITSDPSCLQHCLRPHAPSGSTETYDDVVTAFPPCFFSVSRHEAEDMLAQNPKNGNIILRPSNDNVNYAITVMQAFNSGPVMKHYKVRSEKSGYVIELDEPVTVPSLNDVIDHFVKIASLYLRPYSQAEDYDTRIEVPFNSPVSQLRPPMARVAPRICTQLAPPATTSRPLPKKPLEEENEYLDPDILEKDSGVLDEKLPQTGQRNHRQAAGWERKEFFKTTHF, via the exons ATGGAAGCTATTAGCCCTGTTTCCAGATTTGTCAtcaagaggagagagaaaatcacTGCTTTGCCCCTTTACTattctggatatttactgaagaagtACATTGGAGAGAAG GATTTCAAAAGGTTCTTTGGAGAGATACGAGGATCCACAATTTTCCTTTACGCAGATGATACCCTTGACACA TATTCTGAGAGGGTGGAACTGCAAAATCTGCTGGCAATGGACACAACGAAAACCAAGACTAACCTTACGATATTTACCCTAACACTGCTTCATGAAGAAATCCAACTGAAG ATTGATAACCCAGATACAGCAGAAGAGTGGCGAGGCTTCATAATGACTGTGGCAAAA CTGGAGATCCCCCGCAGTTTGCAGCTGCTCCCGGGCCAGATGCTGAGACTGGAGGAGGTCCTGGAGAAAGAGCGCCAGAGGACCGCCCCGTccctccagccaatcacaagtgACCCGAGCTGCCTCCAGCACTGCCTGCGTCCCCACGCACCCTCCGGTTCCACTGAGACTTACGACGACGTCGTCACCGCTTTCCCCCC ctgtttCTTCTCTGTGTCCCGTCATGAGGCAGAGGACATGCTGGCACAGAATCCAAAGAATGGGAATATCATCCTACGTCCATCCAATGACAATGTAAACTACGCCATCACAGTGATGCAGGCCTTCAACAG TGGCCCAGTTATGAAACACTACAAGGTGCGGTCAGAAAAGTCTGGATATGTAATCGAGTTGGATGAGCCG GTGACGGTGCCCAGTCTCAACGATGTTATTGACCACTTTGTGAAAATAGCTTCACTCTACCTCCGACCTTACAGCCAAGCTGAGGACTACGACACACGCATAG AGGTGCCATTTAACTCACCTGTTTCGCAACTGAGACCACCAATGGCCAGAGTGGCACCCAGGATCTGCACCCAACTGGCCCCACCCGCCACAACAAGCCGGCCCCTACCCAAAAAgcccctggaggaggagaatgaaTACCTTGATCCAGACATCCTTGAGAAAG ACTCGGGCGTCTTGGATGAGAAACTCCCCCAGACCGGACAAAGGAACCATCGACAGGCAGCTGGATGGGAAAGGAAAGAGTTCTTCAAAACAACCCATTTCTAA